From Daucus carota subsp. sativus chromosome 6, DH1 v3.0, whole genome shotgun sequence, the proteins below share one genomic window:
- the LOC108226363 gene encoding cytochrome P450 CYP736A12, producing MEDFSSFSVNCNMVRHHGRRQPPGPTGLPVIGHLHMLGKLPHRSLYKLSQKYGPIMLIRLGSVPTIIVSSPSAAELFLRTHDTVFASRPNSQAYGSKGMAFAKYGSYWRSVRKFCTMELLSVAKIDSMARLRREELGLLVQSLKVAARTREVVDFSEKVARLIEDMTCRMLFGKSRDERFDLSKIIHELAEIAGAFNVADYVPFLGAFDLQGLTRRSRVTAKAFDKILETIIDDHEEKARNDDTKLDRDFVDVMLALKNNPTGTHQQLAETIDRSITKAIILDMIFGAIDTSQTAIEWIMSELIRHPRVMKRLQEEISIVVDCELVEESHLEKLDYLDMVVKETFRLHPVAPLLVPHESMEDIVIDGYYIEKNSRLIINNWGIGRDPRIWSENVEEFIPERFAGTDIDLRGKSFQLIPFGSGRRGCPGIHLGLINIKLVVAQLVHSFDWELPLGISPDELNMDEAFGLSLPRAEHLLAIPKFRKS from the exons ATGGAAGATTTCAGTAGTTTTTCAGTGAATTGTAACATGGTTCGACACCACGGCCGCAGGCAACCACCCGGGCCAACAGGTCTACCGGTCATCGGTCACCTCCACATGCTAGGAAAACTCCCTCACCGCAGCCTCTACAAGTTGTCACAAAAATACGGTCCCATAATGTTGATCCGCCTCGGATCTGTTCCCACAATTATAGTGTCCTCGCCATCGGCTGCTGAGCTCTTTCTCAGGACTCACGACACGGTTTTCGCTAGCAGGCCTAATTCCCAGGCCTATGGCAGCAAAGGGATGGCATTCGCGAAGTATGGTTCGTACTGGCGCAGCGTGAGAAAGTTTTGCACAATGGAGCTTCTTAGTGTGGCGAAAATTGATTCGATGGCCAGGCTGAGAAGGGAGGAGCTGGGCTTGCTGGTGCAGTCCCTCAAAGTTGCGGCCAGGACGCGTGAGGTTGTCGATTTTAGCGAGAAGGTGGCGCGTCTGATAGAAGACATGACTTGCCGAATGTTGTTTGGGAAGAGCAGAGATGAGCGGTTTGACTTGAGTAAGATCATACATGAGCTGGCAGAGATTGCTGGAGCCTTCAATGTTGCGGATTATGTCCCATTTTTAGGGGCATTTGATCTCCAG GGATTAACTCGACGTTCCAGAGTTACTGCTAAGGCATTTGATAAAATCCTGGAAACGATCATCGATGATCATGAAGAAAAAGCTAGAAATGACGATACAAAGCTTGATAGGGATTTTGTTGATGTCATGCTAGCTTTGAAGAACAATCCTACAGGTACTCACCAGCAATTAGCGGAGACCATTGACCGATCAATCACCAAAGCAATTATCCTGGACATGATTTTCGGAGCCATCGATACCTCCCAAACTGCGATTGAATGGATCATGTCAGAACTCATCCGACATCCAAGAGTGATGAAACGACTTCAAGAAGAAATTAGTATCGTAGTAGATTGCGAACTTGTGGAAGAATCACATCTGGAAAAACTTGATTACCTAGACATGGTGGTCAAGGAAACCTTCAGACTCCATCCAGTGGCACCACTGTTAGTTCCTCATGAGTCAATGGAGGACATTGTGATAGATGGATATTACATAGAGAAGAATTCGCGTCTAATTATTAACAATTGGGGAATAGGACGAGATCCAAGGATTTGGTCTGAAAATGTGGAAGAATTCATTCCTGAGAGATTTGCGGGTACTGACATAGATCTCCGGGGGAAAAGTTTTCAGCTTATACCATTTGGTTCAGGCCGGAGAGGCTGTCCAGGTATACACTTGGGACTAATAAACATCAAATTGGTGGTTGCTCAGTTAGTACACAGCTTCGATTGGGAGCTACCTTTGGGGATTTCACCGGACGAGTTAAATATGGATGAAGCATTCGGTTTGTCATTGCCAAGGGCAGAGCATCTCCTGGCCATACCCAAATTTAGGAAAAGTTGA
- the LOC108227960 gene encoding cytochrome P450 CYP736A12-like, which produces MSPTDFALLIVTAGALGWFILRCRTMVRHRGRRQPPGPIGLPVIGHLHMLGKLPHRSLYKLSQKYGPIMSIRLGSVPTIIVSSPSAAELFLRTHDTVFASRPNAQAAEYLSYGSKGLAFSKYGSYWRSVRKFCTMELLSVAKIDSMARLRREELGLLVQSLKVAARTGEVVDFSEKVARLIEDMTCRMLFGKSRDDRFDLSKIIHELAEVTGAFNLADYVPFLGAFDLQGLTRRLRVAAKAFDKILETIIDDHEQKAGNDDTELDKDFVDVMLALKNNPTSTHQQLAQIIDRSITKAIILDMIFGAIDTSHTAIEWIMSELLRHPKVMKRLQEEISVIVDGELVEESHLDKLEYLDMVVKEALRLHPVGPLLVPHESMEDIVIDGYYIEKNSRVIINGWGIGRDPRIWSENVEEFIPERFAGTDIDLRGKSFQLIPFGSGRRGCPGIHLGLINIKLVVAQLVHSFDWELPLGISPDELNMDETFGLSLPRAEHLLAIPKFRKS; this is translated from the exons ATGTCTCCCACAGATTTTGCGTTGCTTATAGTAACCGCCGGAGCCTTGGGGTGGTTCATCCTGCGATGCCGAACCATGGTTCGACACCGCGGCCGCAGGCAACCACCCGGGCCAATAGGTTTACCGGTCATCGGTCACCTCCACATGCTAGGAAAACTCCCTCACCGCAGCCTCTACAAGTTGTCACAAAAATATGGTCCCATAATGTCGATCCGCCTCGGATCTGTTCCCACAATTATAGTGTCGTCGCCCTCGGCTGCTGAGCTCTTTCTCAGGACTCACGACACGGTTTTCGCTAGCAGGCCTAATGCCCAGGCCGCCGAGTACTTATCCTATGGCAGCAAAGGTTTGGCATTCTCGAAATATGGTTCGTATTGGCGTAGCGTGAGGAAGTTTTGCACAATGGAGCTTCTTAGTGTCGCGAAAATTGATTCTATGGCTAGGCTGAGAAGGGAGGAACTGGGCTTGCTGGTGCAGTCCCTGAAAGTGGCGGCCAGGACCGGTGAGGTTGTGGATTTTAGCGAGAAGGTGGCGCGTCTGATAGAAGACATGACTTGCCGAATGTTGTTTGGGAAGAGCAGAGATGATCGGTTTGACTTGAGTAAGATCATACATGAGCTGGCAGAGGTTACTGGAGCCTTCAATCTTGCGGACTATGTCCCATTTTTAGGGGCATTTGATCTCCAG GGATTAACTCGACGCCTCAGAGTTGCTGCTAAGGCATTTGATAAAATCTTAGAGACTATCATTGATGATCATGAACAAAAAGCTGGAAATGACGATACAGAGCTTGATAAGGATTTTGTTGATGTCATGCTAGCTCTGAAGAACAATCCTACAAGTACTCACCAGCAATTAGCGCAGATCATCGATAGATCAATTACCAAAGCCATTATCTTGGATATGATTTTCGGAGCCATTGATACCTCCCACACCGCGATAGAATGGATCATGTCAGAACTCCTCCGACATCCAAAAGTGATGAAACGACTTCAAGAAGAAATTAGTGTCATAGTAGATGGCGAACTTGTGGAAGAATCACATCTGGATAAACTTGAGTACCTAGACATGGTGGTCAAGGAAGCCTTGAGACTTCATCCGGTGGGACCCCTGTTAGTTCCTCATGAGTCGATGGAGGACATTGTGATCGATGGATATTACATAGAGAAGAATTCGCGTGTGATCATTAATGGTTGGGGCATTGGACGAGATCCAAGGATTTGGTCTGAAAATGTGGAAGAATTCATTCCTGAGAGATTTGCGGGTACTGACATAGATCTCCGGGGGAAAAGTTTTCAGCTTATACCATTTGGTTCAGGCCGGAGAGGCTGTCCAGGTATACACTTGGGACTAATAAACATCAAATTGGTGGTTGCTCAGTTAGTACACAGCTTCGATTGGGAGCTACCTTTGGGGATTTCACCCGACGAGTTAAATATGGATGAAACATTCGGTTTGTCATTGCCAAGGGCAGAGCATCTCCTGGCCATACCCAAATTTAGGAAAAGTTGA
- the LOC108226362 gene encoding uncharacterized protein LOC108226362 — MSSPRNNPQRLDGAAAQEIEGSEGKSVVMYKVGECLQDLLKAWKEFVSSQANKSSESFENGVTLEMRIPAEHVTATNRQVRGNRLWGTDIYTDDSDIVAVLMHLGYCRTTASPPPSALQELRAVIRLLPPQKCYLSSLRNDIRSRAWGAPTECSYRVESCCIIKRGGGTINLDPCTSPIEPTLAPMVVEKTMTTRAAAANASKQQRFAQEVMIQFNLCNEPWIMYSINAVADRGLEKPLFTSARLKMGEVLYLENHACRYELCFVKEKVVKRETKDPANIAESESIDLFRWSRCKKPLPQELMLSLGIPLPLENVEVLEDNLEWEDINWSPSGVWIAGKEYPLNRVHFLAPKK; from the exons GAAAATCTGTTGTTATGTATAAAGTTGGCGAATGTTTACAAGATCTGTTAAAAGCATGGAAGGAATTTGTATCCTCCCAAGCTAATAAATCTTCGGAAAGCTTTGAGAATGGTGTTACTCTAGAAATGCGGATACCAGCTGAGCATGTCACAGCAACAAATCGCCAG GTTAGAGGTAACCGGCTATGGGGGACTGACATATACACCGATGATTCTGATATTGTTGCTG TCCTTATGCACTTGGGCTACTGTCGCACAACTGCTTCTCCTCCCCCATCTGCTTTGCAGGAGTTACGAGCTGTGATCCGACTCTTACCTCCTCAAAAAT GCTACTTGTCTTCACTGAGGAACGATATTCGTTCACGTGCCTGGGGAGCTCCTACTGAATGCAGTTACCGAGTTGAGAGCTGTTGCATCATTAAG AGAGGAGGTGGAACCATTAATCTTGATCCATGTACCTCCCCTATTGAGCCTACACTCGCGCCAATGGTTGTGGAGAAGACAATGACTACAAGAGCTGCAGCTGCG AATGCATCAAAGCAGCAAAGATTTGCACAGGAAGTTATGATACAATTCAACCTCTGTAATGAGCCTTG GATCATGTACAGTATCAACGCTGTTGCTGATAGAGGTCTGGAAAAGCCCCTCTTTACATCAGCCCGCTTGAAAATGGGAGAAGTTCTGTATTTGGAAAATCATGCTTGCAG ATATGAGCTCTGCTTTGTTAAGGAAAAGGTGGTCAAGAGAGAAACAAAAGATCCTGCAAATATAGCTGAGTCTGAGAGCATTGATCTCTTTCGATGGTCTCGTTGTAAGAAGCCCCTTCCCCAGGAGTTGATGCTTTCTCTAGGAATCCCCCTCCCTCTTGAAAATGTGGAG GTGTTGGAGGATAATCTTGAATGGGAAGACATCAACTGGTCGCCGTCAGGAGTTTGGATAGCTGGAAAAGAGTATCCGCTTAATCGGGTGCATTTTCTAGCTCCAAAGAAGTGA
- the LOC108227961 gene encoding cytochrome P450 CYP736A12 yields the protein MSPTDFALLIVSAGSLWWFILQCRTMVRQHGRRQPPGPIGLPVIGHLHMLGKLPHRSLYKLSQKYGPIMSIRLGSVPTIIVSSPSAAELFLRTHDTVFASRPNAQAAEYLSYGSKGMAFSKYGSYWRSVRKFCTMELLSVAKIDSMARLRREELGLLVESLKVAARAGEVVDFSEKVARLIEDMTCRMLFGKSRDDRFDLSKIIHELAEIAGAFNVADYVPFLGAFDLQGLTRRSRVTAKAFDKILETIIDDHEEKARNDDTKLDRDFVDVMLALKNNPTSTHQQLAETIDRSITKAIILDMIFGAIDTSQTAIEWIMSELIRHPSVMKRLQEEINIIVNCEVVEESHLDKLEYLDMVVKEALRLHPVAPLLVPHESMEDIVIDGYYIEKNSRLIINNWGIGRDPGIWSENVEEFLPERFAGTDIDLRGESFQLIPFGSGRRGCPGMHLGLINIKLVVAQLVHSFDWELPFGISPDELNMDEAFGLSLPRAEHLLAIPKFRKS from the exons ATGTCTCCCACAGATTTTGCATTGCTTATAGTAAGCGCCGGATCCTTGTGGTGGTTCATCCTGCAGTGCCGAACCATGGTTCGCCAACACGGCCGCAGACAACCACCCGGGCCAATAGGTCTACCGGTCATCGGTCACCTCCACATGCTAGGAAAACTCCCTCACCGCAGCCTCTACAAGTTGTCACAAAAATACGGTCCCATAATGTCGATCCGCCTCGGATCTGTTCCCACAATTATAGTGTCGTCGCCTTCGGCTGCCGAGCTCTTTCTCAGGACTCACGACACGGTTTTTGCGAGCCGGCCTAATGCCCAGGCCGCCGAGTACTTATCTTATGGCAGCAAAGGAATGGCATTCTCGAAATATGGTTCGTACTGGCGCAGCGTGAGAAAGTTTTGCACAATGGAGCTTCTTAGTGTCGCGAAAATTGATTCTATGGCTAGGCTGAGAAGGGAGGAGCTGGGCTTGCTAGTGGAGTCCCTGAAAGTGGCAGCCAGGGCCGGTGAGGTGGTGGATTTTAGCGAGAAGGTCGCGCGTCTGATAGAAGACATGACTTGTCGGATGTTGTTTGGGAAGAGCAGAGATGATCGGTTTGATTTGAGTAAGATCATACATGAGCTGGCAGAGATTGCTGGAGCCTTCAATGTTGCAGATTATGTCCCATTTTTAGGGGCATTTGATCTCCAG GGATTAACTCGACGCTCCAGAGTGACTGCTAAGGCATTTGATAAAATCCTGGAAACGATCATCGATGATCATGAAGAAAAAGCTAGAAATGACGATACAAAGCTTGATAGGGATTTTGTTGATGTCATGCTAGCTTTGAAGAACAATCCTACAAGTACTCACCAGCAATTAGCGGAGACCATTGACCGATCGATCACCAAAGCAATTATCCTGGACATGATTTTCGGAGCCATTGATACCTCCCAAACTGCGATTGAATGGATCATGTCAGAACTCATCCGACATCCAAGCGTGATGAAACGActtcaagaagaaattaataTCATAGTAAATTGCGAAGTTGTGGAAGAATCACATCTGGATAAACTTGAGTACCTAGACATGGTGGTCAAGGAAGCCTTGAGACTCCATCCGGTGGCACCACTGTTAGTTCCTCATGAGTCAATGGAGGACATTGTGATAGATGGATATTACATAGAGAAGAATTCGCGTCTAATTATTAACAATTGGGGCATAGGACGAGATCCTGGGATTTGGTCGGAAAATGTTGAAGAATTCCTTCCTGAGAGATTTGCGGGTACTGACATAGATCTCCGGGGGGAAAGTTTTCAACTTATACCGTTTGGTTCAGGCCGGAGAGGTTGTCCGGGCATGCACTTGGGCTTAATAAACATCAAATTGGTGGTTGCTCAGTTGGTACACAGCTTTGATTGGGAGCTACCTTTCGGCATTTCACCGGACGAGTTAAATATGGATGAAGCATTCGGTTTGTCATTGCCAAGGGCAGAGCATCTCCTGGCCATACCCAAATTTAGGAAAAGTTGA